AGCCAGAAGTGCTGCAGCTACGATGTTATCGCTGTTACCTTCTGCAAAACGGGATATATTTTGTGCGATAGTGCCGTCAAAAAGCTCCACATCCTGAGGAAGATAGCCAATAGCGGGCCCCAGCAACGCTTTATTCCACTGACTGATATCTGCTCCGTCTAAACGAACCGTGCCGGACAGCGGTTTCCAGACGCCAACTAATAACTTCGCAAGAGAGGATTTTCCTGATGCAGAAGGACCGATAATTCCCAGCGTTTCCCCCTGTTCAAGATGAAATGAGATATTACGCAATACCGGTGTATGTAGCCCAGGCGCAGCGGCAAAAACACTTTCAACATGAATACTGCCTTTCGGACGTGGCAGAACAAGGCCCTCTTTTTCTGCCGGGAATTCTTTCATCAGGGTCGATAGCTGGGACCACGCACTGCGAAACTGTACAAATTGCTTCCAGCTACCAATAATTTGCTCCACCGGGTTCAGCACCCGGCCAAGAATAATCGAAGCGGCAATCATCAGCCCGGGAGTGATCTGCCCGGCTATCACTAAAAAAGCCCCAGCGCCCAGCGCAACAGACTGTAGCAACACGCGCACAAACCGGCTCACGCTGCTTAACCCGGCAGTTTTATCAGCAACCTGGGTCTGTAATACTAATACTTTGTTATGTTGCTCCAGCCAGAGCAGTTTAAGTGTTGGTAGCATTCCCATGGCTTCGATCGTATCGGAATTCTGAAGCTGTTTATTAAGTTTACTGGCATTATTAATACTCAAGGCATGTGCCAGCTGAATAGGATTTTTTGTTGTCAGCTCAGTAATCAGTGTCAGACTGAATAATATGACTATTCCCGCCAGAGAAAGATATCCCAGTAGTGGATGAATAATAAACGCGATAAGTAAATAGAAAGGTGTCCAGGGGATATCCATTAATGCAAAAAGACTATTGCCGGAAAGAAACTGACGAATCTGGGCAAGTTCTGACATTACCTGCGCAGGGTTATTATCTCCGGTCGCTATTTTCCGCTTAAATGCCGCATTAAACACCAGCTGATTTAACTTTACATCCAGACGATTCCCGAGCCTTATCATCACGCTGGCGCGTGATGACTCAATAAACGCAATAATAATATAAAGACCGACGATCAGTAATGTAAGCATCAACAATGTCGTTGTATTCTTACTAACCAGCACACGATCATAAACCTGTAGCATATATATTGCCGGCGCCAGCATAAGCATATTAATCACACAACTAAAAAAGAGCAGCATCATAAAGATGGATTTCACCCCTTTTAATGCATCATTAAGTTCTTTTGGCATATGCTGGCGCGACATAATTGACTCCTTATGATATCAGGAAATTATTATCATTAGTGCTAAAAGGCGCTACCGGTGTTTCAAGATAAAAATCATCAATGGTTACACTTGCCGCGTTCGTGCCCTCCAGAATAATTGTCCCGCCATCAACGCTCACAACGGTGTTGCCGTTACTACCAGTAATGGCCACCCGGCTGGCAAAATTACCGGCGTTAACGCCCAGCATCACCAGATCCAGATAGTCCTGACCACCATTAATATTGCTGTCAAACCCGAGAACCCGGTCCTGCCCGAAGTTTGTGCTGAAGGCGAAAATATCGCTACCTCCCCCCCCATCCAGGATGTCATTACCTTCCTGCCCGTTAAGAATATCGTTGCCGTTACCACCGGATAAGGTGTCCGCACCAGCGCCACCTGTCATGACATCATTACCGGTCCCACCCTGCAGGTTATCCGCCCCGTCTGCACCATCCAGGAAGTCGTTGCCGCCGCCCCCCAGAAGCTGATCATTTCCGCCCATGCCAAACAGATAGTCGTTCCCGGCTCCGCCGGTAATGACATTCGCAAGTGCATTTCCGGTCCCGATAAAATCCCCTTGTCCGGTATAAAGAAGATTCTCAGTATTATCGGTTAAGTCATAGCTGGCGAGACTGGTCCGGACGACATCCACGCCCTCCCCGGCACGCTCCGTGACACCGTCGCCAGTATTGTCCACAACATAGGTGTCATTTCCGCTACCACCAGCCATACTGTCGGCCCCGGCCCCGCCATCAAGAAGATCATTACCCGCATCCCCCTGCAACGTGTCGATACCGGCGCCGCCAGACAGGTTGTCGTTGCCCGCGCCACCGATAAGTATATCGTCGCCCGCCAGGCCTGAGAGAGTGTCATTCCCCCCTTCACCGCGCAGGATATCACTCCATGCAGTTGCGAAAAGTGTGTTCGCACCGTTGTTGCCGATGATCAGATCGCCTACTGGCTGTGTCGGTGAGGAGGTCAGCACTACCGGGGCGTTTCCTTCATCGTCAACAACCGTCACAACCACTTGTAAGGCCCGGCCAACAACGGCCTGCCCCGGTGTGTAAGTAGCGGATGTGGCACCGTTGATGTTCACAAAACCCGTAGGGGTGCTCACCCGCCACTGGTAGCTGAAATTACCGCCACTTAGCCCGTCTGCATCAGCAATGCCGGAGACGATAGCTGTCAGTGTCAGGCTTTCCGTTGGCGTGAGGTCGTTAATCACCGGGGCACCGGTGGTTGCCTGATCTCGTGGCAACACGGCCTGGGTCTGGGTCGATATGATGCTCTCGGCATCTCCCATCCGGTCAGTGAAGCTGGCGACAACCCGCAAAGGTGCCCCCTGGA
This Shimwellia blattae DSM 4481 = NBRC 105725 DNA region includes the following protein-coding sequences:
- a CDS encoding type I secretion system permease/ATPase; translation: MSRQHMPKELNDALKGVKSIFMMLLFFSCVINMLMLAPAIYMLQVYDRVLVSKNTTTLLMLTLLIVGLYIIIAFIESSRASVMIRLGNRLDVKLNQLVFNAAFKRKIATGDNNPAQVMSELAQIRQFLSGNSLFALMDIPWTPFYLLIAFIIHPLLGYLSLAGIVILFSLTLITELTTKNPIQLAHALSINNASKLNKQLQNSDTIEAMGMLPTLKLLWLEQHNKVLVLQTQVADKTAGLSSVSRFVRVLLQSVALGAGAFLVIAGQITPGLMIAASIILGRVLNPVEQIIGSWKQFVQFRSAWSQLSTLMKEFPAEKEGLVLPRPKGSIHVESVFAAAPGLHTPVLRNISFHLEQGETLGIIGPSASGKSSLAKLLVGVWKPLSGTVRLDGADISQWNKALLGPAIGYLPQDVELFDGTIAQNISRFAEGNSDNIVAAALLAGVHEMILRLPQGYDTPLGAGKYQLSGGQRQRIGLARAVYNNPALIVLDEPNANLDDAGEFALVKAINTLRTQGQTTIIISHRPTLLGAVNKVLLLNDGAIQDFGTRDNVFSHLRQANILKPVSTSPPVDIPSGEHHSRATNDEQQREA